A region from the Sandaracinus amylolyticus genome encodes:
- a CDS encoding ATP-binding protein has translation MRCTSQADRLACGAEAGAFARRNGLGMRASGELVLCVTELLSNAVRHGGGEGRLELRVIEDGIEVEVRDEGPGIASIEDAMRDGWSQGRQREPGEAKPMGAGLGIGLGAVRRLADGMVVESEVGVGTRVRIVKRW, from the coding sequence ATGCGCTGCACGAGCCAGGCGGACCGGCTCGCGTGCGGCGCGGAAGCGGGCGCGTTCGCGCGGCGGAACGGGCTCGGGATGCGCGCGTCGGGCGAGCTCGTGCTGTGCGTGACCGAGCTGCTCTCGAACGCGGTGCGCCACGGCGGCGGCGAGGGTCGGCTCGAGCTGCGGGTCATCGAGGACGGCATCGAGGTCGAGGTGCGCGACGAGGGCCCGGGGATCGCGAGCATCGAGGACGCGATGCGCGACGGATGGTCCCAGGGACGGCAGCGCGAGCCGGGCGAGGCGAAGCCGATGGGCGCGGGGCTCGGGATCGGGCTCGGCGCGGTGAGGCGGCTCGCGGACGGGATGGTGGTGGAGAGCGAGGTGGGGGTCGGGACGAGGGTGCGGATCGTGAAGAGGTGGTGA
- a CDS encoding TIGR02266 family protein has product MADTRKDKRADVSLKVRYKSATIDEFIEQYAKDISRGGVFIKSKSPMPVGTLLKFEIQLKDESPLIHGVGRVVWKREASDSSDSPSGMGIKFIRMDPECRVMVDKIVVQRGEAPGQFEAGAEASAVGGAAHVGADEKKTSALPAAKSSSAPFFPTAGPTEAELPRPEDRTQVRHASEFLASALAEAGGDSEAAREAERKAEEARKRTEEIERERAAQRAKEAERERLEAEARDKAEAERAAKEKAEREKAEAAEKAAKDKAEREKAEKAAKEKEAAAAKAKAELGTAKTEIAPSTKKSDPAPAKKSPASGEVKPAAKKPESARPVAAAAISTDRPPPVEEPKSYVLPAIVGVVAVVALGAFFMTQGGSSETPETTPPPETAAAPTPPPEEPSAPEPVVAAEEEGAPAEVTALEEAAQGELLAAEAAPEPSAEEPAAPAVAPARFRVETTPPGATVRVDGAERGVSPVEVEAPVGTAVTITAALAGYREGTQQVTPTASQRPVRLTLAAMPYVIEVTTTPPGARVRAGARTATTGGGAPSRMTVGRATAPIAVTASRSGYEDATTTIAPTAFAERDGEMVATVSLTLTERPQAATPPPTATPRTPRAPREAAAADPGGESAGGGEAAAGGGESSGGGAEPAAEPARPEPAPEPAPAPAAEEPGEAPPENPFG; this is encoded by the coding sequence ATGGCCGACACGCGCAAGGACAAGCGCGCCGACGTGTCGCTGAAGGTCCGCTACAAGAGCGCGACCATCGACGAGTTCATCGAGCAGTACGCGAAGGACATCAGCCGAGGCGGCGTCTTCATCAAGAGCAAGAGCCCGATGCCGGTCGGGACGCTGCTCAAGTTCGAGATCCAGCTCAAGGACGAGAGCCCGCTGATCCACGGCGTCGGCCGCGTGGTGTGGAAGCGCGAGGCGAGCGACTCGAGCGACTCGCCGAGCGGCATGGGCATCAAGTTCATCCGCATGGATCCCGAGTGCCGCGTGATGGTCGACAAGATCGTCGTGCAGCGCGGCGAGGCGCCCGGGCAGTTCGAGGCGGGCGCGGAGGCGAGCGCGGTCGGTGGCGCGGCGCACGTGGGCGCCGACGAGAAGAAGACGAGCGCGCTGCCGGCCGCCAAGTCGTCGAGCGCGCCGTTCTTCCCGACCGCGGGCCCGACCGAGGCGGAGCTGCCGCGCCCCGAGGACCGCACGCAGGTGCGCCACGCGAGCGAATTCCTCGCGTCGGCGCTCGCGGAGGCGGGCGGGGACAGCGAAGCGGCGCGCGAGGCGGAGCGCAAGGCCGAGGAGGCGCGCAAGCGCACCGAGGAGATCGAGCGCGAGCGCGCCGCGCAGCGCGCGAAGGAAGCAGAGCGCGAGCGGCTCGAGGCCGAGGCCCGCGACAAGGCGGAGGCCGAGCGCGCCGCGAAGGAGAAGGCGGAGCGCGAGAAGGCCGAGGCCGCGGAGAAGGCGGCGAAGGACAAGGCCGAGCGCGAGAAGGCCGAGAAGGCGGCGAAGGAGAAGGAGGCCGCGGCGGCGAAGGCGAAGGCCGAGCTCGGCACCGCGAAGACCGAGATCGCGCCGTCGACCAAGAAGTCGGATCCCGCGCCCGCGAAGAAGAGCCCGGCGTCGGGCGAGGTGAAGCCGGCCGCGAAGAAGCCGGAGAGCGCGCGCCCGGTCGCGGCTGCCGCGATCTCGACGGATCGCCCGCCGCCGGTGGAGGAGCCGAAGTCGTACGTGCTGCCCGCGATCGTCGGCGTGGTCGCCGTCGTCGCGCTCGGCGCGTTCTTCATGACCCAGGGTGGATCGAGCGAGACGCCCGAGACGACGCCGCCCCCCGAGACCGCGGCCGCGCCGACGCCGCCGCCCGAGGAGCCGAGCGCCCCCGAGCCGGTCGTCGCAGCAGAAGAAGAAGGCGCGCCCGCCGAGGTCACTGCCCTCGAGGAAGCAGCGCAGGGCGAGCTCCTGGCCGCGGAGGCCGCGCCCGAGCCGAGCGCGGAAGAGCCCGCGGCGCCGGCCGTCGCGCCGGCGCGCTTCCGGGTCGAGACCACGCCCCCGGGCGCGACCGTGCGCGTCGACGGCGCGGAGCGCGGTGTCTCGCCGGTCGAGGTCGAGGCGCCGGTGGGCACCGCGGTCACGATCACCGCGGCGCTCGCGGGTTATCGAGAGGGCACGCAGCAGGTCACGCCGACCGCGTCGCAGCGCCCCGTGCGCCTGACGCTCGCGGCGATGCCCTACGTGATCGAGGTGACGACCACGCCGCCGGGTGCGCGGGTCCGCGCGGGCGCGCGCACCGCGACGACGGGCGGGGGCGCGCCGAGCCGTATGACGGTCGGGCGCGCGACGGCGCCGATCGCGGTGACCGCGTCGCGCAGCGGCTACGAGGACGCGACGACGACGATCGCGCCGACCGCGTTCGCCGAGCGCGACGGCGAGATGGTCGCGACGGTCTCGCTCACGCTCACCGAGCGGCCGCAGGCCGCGACGCCGCCGCCGACCGCGACGCCGCGCACCCCGCGCGCGCCGCGCGAAGCTGCTGCGGCCGACCCCGGCGGTGAGAGCGCCGGTGGCGGTGAAGCGGCCGCCGGCGGTGGTGAGTCGAGCGGCGGTGGTGCCGAGCCCGCGGCCGAGCCCGCGCGTCCCGAGCCCGCCCCCGAGCCGGCGCCCGCGCCGGCGGCGGAGGAGCCCGGGGAAGCACCGCCCGAGAACCCGTTCGGCTGA
- a CDS encoding AgmX/PglI C-terminal domain-containing protein, with protein MLRPPLIVLGALSLVTLVACGSAPSRSVASRPRRATIATGAIQSGAVYTIDHDVEERLDGVLQRVRHTRVVLWIGARGDDGAYPATATLTQQQEGDQASATVDVVLQLAPDGTLRGDPILVCDRGGDDLADARFIRHVIAPYPRARSSELFVEQREQPLVARTRRVADGLRAEATLELDDDPIALAHATGLARVRVIADLDEVDAMAFDVRTRIEGTSMVRDDGTPERSRAVRIDEHTRSVRTGVERPPSTSCGYDVRAVIRRIQAQQHVLRGCYQQQLRDDPALRGRIKVRMTIEAESGEVTGVRVVERSMPGARGEAVAACIVEEMDGWVIDPGPEGASVTYQFPFVFEP; from the coding sequence TTGCTCCGACCCCCGCTCATCGTCCTCGGCGCGCTCTCGCTCGTGACCCTCGTCGCGTGCGGCAGCGCGCCGAGCCGTTCCGTCGCGTCGCGCCCACGCCGCGCGACCATCGCGACCGGCGCGATCCAGTCGGGCGCAGTCTACACGATCGACCACGACGTCGAAGAGCGCCTCGACGGCGTGCTCCAGCGGGTGCGCCACACCCGCGTCGTGCTGTGGATCGGCGCCCGTGGCGACGACGGCGCCTACCCCGCGACCGCGACGCTCACCCAGCAGCAGGAGGGCGATCAGGCCAGCGCGACAGTCGACGTGGTGTTGCAGCTCGCGCCCGACGGAACGTTGCGCGGCGATCCCATCCTCGTCTGTGACCGAGGGGGCGACGATCTCGCCGACGCGCGCTTCATCCGCCACGTGATCGCGCCCTATCCCCGGGCGCGTTCGAGCGAGCTCTTCGTCGAGCAGCGCGAGCAGCCGCTCGTCGCGCGCACGCGTCGCGTGGCCGACGGGCTCCGCGCGGAGGCGACGCTCGAGCTCGACGACGATCCGATCGCGCTCGCGCACGCCACCGGCCTCGCGCGGGTGCGGGTGATCGCGGATCTCGACGAGGTCGACGCGATGGCGTTCGACGTTCGCACGCGCATCGAGGGGACCTCGATGGTGCGCGACGACGGAACGCCGGAGCGCTCGCGCGCGGTGCGCATCGACGAGCACACGCGAAGCGTGCGCACCGGCGTCGAGCGTCCGCCCTCGACCTCGTGCGGGTACGACGTGCGTGCCGTCATCCGACGCATCCAGGCGCAGCAGCACGTGCTCCGCGGTTGCTACCAGCAGCAGCTCCGCGACGACCCGGCGCTCCGGGGCCGCATCAAGGTGCGGATGACGATCGAGGCGGAGAGCGGCGAGGTGACCGGCGTGCGCGTCGTGGAGCGCTCGATGCCCGGCGCGCGGGGCGAAGCCGTCGCCGCATGCATCGTCGAGGAGATGGACGGCTGGGTGATCGACCCCGGCCCGGAGGGCGCCTCCGTCACGTACCAGTTCCCGTTCGTGTTCGAGCCCTAG
- a CDS encoding ATP-binding protein — MSTVAQSAVLAILEQHISPLHARAMLARAAGGDRAIDVGRLPDLVEALERGVRLFGGARLEDTIKRQILALAPSEATEVRIEIAEERDVIEARLAARQLCQTMGSRALVMQRVATAVSELARNVSLYAVPSGGPSGGRRGVVTLTPLRGGAALRIVVEDEGPGIADLKSVLDGSYVSKTGMGKGLVGVKRLVDDFDVRTSPRGTRVEATVVLDPTSAGSAR; from the coding sequence TTGAGCACGGTCGCGCAGAGCGCGGTGCTCGCGATCCTCGAGCAGCACATCTCGCCGCTCCATGCGCGCGCGATGCTCGCCCGCGCGGCCGGAGGCGACCGCGCGATCGACGTCGGACGCTTGCCCGATCTGGTCGAGGCGCTCGAGCGCGGCGTTCGTCTTTTCGGAGGCGCGCGCCTGGAGGACACGATCAAGCGGCAGATCCTCGCGCTCGCGCCGAGCGAGGCGACCGAGGTGCGCATCGAGATCGCGGAGGAGCGCGACGTGATCGAGGCGCGCCTCGCGGCGCGTCAGCTCTGCCAGACGATGGGCTCGCGCGCGCTCGTGATGCAGCGCGTGGCGACGGCGGTCAGCGAGCTCGCGCGCAACGTGAGCCTCTACGCCGTGCCCTCGGGAGGGCCCTCGGGAGGAAGACGCGGCGTGGTGACGCTGACGCCGCTGCGCGGCGGCGCGGCGCTGCGCATCGTGGTCGAGGACGAAGGTCCGGGGATCGCGGACCTGAAGTCGGTGCTCGACGGGAGCTACGTGAGCAAGACCGGCATGGGCAAGGGGCTCGTCGGCGTGAAGCGCCTGGTCGACGACTTCGACGTGAGGACGAGCCCGCGCGGCACCCGCGTCGAGGCGACGGTCGTGCTCGATCCGACGAGCGCAGGGAGCGCGCGGTGA
- a CDS encoding FAD-dependent oxidoreductase translates to MRDALDIGIVGAGTAGSAAALLLARAGHRVTLFERVPAPSAVGAGIVLQPTGQSVLARLGLLGSILERGARIDRLRCETDRKRVVVDIAYADVDARLFGIGLHRGVLFEALFDAARAQENVRVELGVEITGCELEHDRRVLVDTRGERHGPFDLIVVADGAGSRIASSDVERRVSHYAWGALWCVLPDPERVYRGELYQVVRGARRMLGFLPTGRGPGERAENVVSLYWSLRADAVERWRESGLAPWKDEIVRLEPRAARVLDAIDAHERVLFAAYRDVVMPRWHGARMVWIGDAAHAMSPQLGQGANLALWDAMSLADAIEAHPTLESGLRAYSRARRPHLGFYQLATRWLTPFFQSDAAALGWLRDALMPIGLAIPYVKRRMVRSMAGIERGLVRAALPVDAVVPRLPR, encoded by the coding sequence GTGAGGGACGCGCTCGACATCGGGATCGTCGGCGCGGGCACCGCGGGGAGCGCGGCGGCGCTGCTGCTCGCGCGCGCCGGGCATCGCGTGACGCTCTTCGAGCGCGTGCCGGCGCCGAGCGCGGTCGGCGCGGGGATCGTGCTGCAGCCCACGGGGCAGTCCGTGCTGGCGCGCCTCGGACTGCTGGGGTCGATCCTCGAGCGCGGCGCGCGCATCGATCGGCTGCGCTGCGAGACCGATCGCAAGCGCGTGGTGGTCGACATCGCGTACGCCGACGTCGACGCGCGGCTCTTCGGGATCGGGCTGCACCGGGGCGTGCTCTTCGAGGCGCTGTTCGACGCGGCACGGGCCCAGGAGAACGTGCGCGTCGAGCTCGGCGTCGAGATCACGGGGTGCGAGCTCGAGCACGATCGACGCGTGCTCGTCGACACGCGCGGCGAGCGACACGGGCCGTTCGATCTGATCGTGGTCGCGGACGGCGCGGGGTCGCGCATCGCGTCGAGCGACGTCGAGCGGCGCGTCTCGCACTACGCGTGGGGCGCGCTGTGGTGCGTGCTGCCCGATCCCGAGCGGGTCTATCGCGGCGAGCTCTACCAGGTCGTGCGCGGCGCCCGGCGCATGCTCGGCTTCTTGCCCACGGGGCGCGGGCCGGGCGAGCGCGCCGAGAACGTCGTGAGCCTCTACTGGAGCCTTCGCGCGGACGCGGTCGAGCGGTGGCGCGAGTCCGGGCTCGCGCCGTGGAAGGACGAGATCGTGCGGCTCGAGCCGCGCGCGGCGCGCGTGCTCGACGCGATCGACGCGCACGAGCGCGTGCTCTTCGCGGCGTACCGCGACGTCGTGATGCCGCGCTGGCACGGCGCGCGGATGGTGTGGATCGGCGATGCGGCGCACGCGATGAGCCCGCAGCTCGGACAGGGCGCGAACCTCGCGCTCTGGGACGCGATGTCGCTCGCCGACGCGATCGAGGCGCACCCGACGCTCGAGAGCGGTCTCCGCGCGTACTCGCGCGCGCGGCGTCCGCACCTCGGTTTTTATCAGCTCGCGACGCGCTGGCTCACGCCGTTCTTCCAGAGCGACGCGGCCGCGCTCGGATGGCTGCGCGACGCGCTGATGCCGATCGGGCTCGCGATCCCGTACGTGAAGCGCCGCATGGTGCGCAGCATGGCGGGCATCGAGCGCGGCCTCGTGCGGGCCGCGCTCCCCGTCGACGCAGTGGTGCCGCGCCTGCCGCGTTGA
- a CDS encoding RNA recognition motif domain-containing protein → MSRLYVGNLAFHTTEDSLRDAFAQVGEVTDVHLVLDRITGNSRGFAFVTMGTPEGARAAIEQLNGMNLDGRSLRVDEAQERAPRAGGGGGGGFGGGGGGGGRGGFGGGGGGRGGGGGGGGWGGGGGGGGRGGGGFGGGGRGGGRGR, encoded by the coding sequence ATGTCTCGTCTCTACGTGGGCAATCTCGCGTTCCACACCACCGAGGACTCGCTGCGCGACGCGTTCGCGCAGGTCGGGGAGGTGACCGACGTCCACCTCGTGCTCGACCGCATCACGGGCAACTCGCGCGGCTTCGCGTTCGTCACGATGGGCACGCCCGAGGGCGCGCGCGCGGCGATCGAGCAGCTCAACGGCATGAACCTCGACGGCCGCTCGCTGCGCGTCGACGAGGCGCAGGAGCGCGCGCCCCGCGCCGGTGGCGGCGGCGGTGGCGGCTTCGGCGGTGGTGGCGGCGGCGGTGGCCGCGGCGGCTTCGGCGGCGGCGGTGGCGGCCGTGGGGGCGGCGGCGGTGGCGGCGGCTGGGGCGGCGGCGGCGGCGGCGGTGGCCGTGGCGGCGGCGGCTTCGGCGGTGGTGGTCGCGGCGGCGGCCGCGGGCGCTGA
- a CDS encoding HAD hydrolase family protein, protein MESSLLVVDLDTVFDDRVCDRDRMALERLRSTGCEIGFTSSGRAAAARARMRALGLEGWIIGCDGAQLARARDGHLLCRHSLPASIAARAQEILSAMQLDVFAVTADGAHGPPGAHELAQTALGLASEGYTSAPALRAEICALVAAGDTARVHAGANALADLAPTRISRATYSLPSGGSALRVSSRRGSRARAIGDLAARLGTRRTRAAYVTGVRGPYVDASAILELPRVFCLPDVPVERLGARCERLVTRAGEGALAEAIDRWRRTAAELVHASA, encoded by the coding sequence GTGGAGTCCTCGCTACTGGTGGTGGATCTCGACACCGTGTTCGACGATCGCGTCTGTGATCGCGATCGGATGGCGCTCGAGCGCCTTCGTTCCACGGGCTGCGAGATCGGGTTCACGTCGTCGGGCCGGGCGGCCGCGGCTCGGGCGCGCATGCGCGCGCTCGGGCTCGAAGGCTGGATCATCGGCTGTGACGGCGCGCAGCTCGCGCGTGCGCGGGACGGGCATCTGCTCTGTCGCCACTCGCTGCCTGCGTCCATCGCGGCGCGCGCTCAGGAGATCCTGAGCGCGATGCAGCTCGACGTGTTCGCGGTCACCGCGGACGGCGCGCACGGACCTCCGGGCGCGCACGAGCTCGCACAGACCGCGCTCGGCCTCGCGTCCGAGGGCTACACCTCGGCACCGGCGCTGCGCGCGGAGATCTGCGCGCTCGTGGCAGCCGGTGACACCGCGCGTGTGCACGCGGGCGCGAACGCGCTCGCGGACCTCGCACCGACGCGGATCTCACGCGCGACGTACTCGCTGCCGTCGGGCGGCTCGGCGCTGCGCGTGTCGTCGCGTCGTGGCTCGCGCGCACGGGCGATCGGCGATCTCGCCGCACGTCTCGGCACGCGTCGCACGCGCGCCGCATACGTGACCGGCGTGCGCGGGCCGTACGTCGACGCGAGCGCGATCCTCGAGCTCCCGCGCGTGTTCTGCCTGCCCGACGTGCCCGTCGAGCGGCTCGGCGCGCGCTGCGAGCGCTTGGTGACGCGCGCCGGCGAAGGCGCGCTCGCCGAGGCGATCGATCGCTGGCGTCGCACCGCCGCCGAGCTCGTGCACGCGAGTGCGTGA
- the folK gene encoding 2-amino-4-hydroxy-6-hydroxymethyldihydropteridine diphosphokinase, whose translation MNAEHIGRCHERRNRRGAIGEHMWVVGIGLGANLGAREKTLQSAVDALARTPSITVRAASPIYETEPLGPPQPTYLNAAVRVETTLEPDALLDVLLAIESAHGRIRRERWGARTLDLDVLVVCDPESFDPRTITTPRLTVPHPHLLERTFALAPLLDVLPELAPRWGTTLRALGGPPVRAQGSQSIVVPERH comes from the coding sequence GTGAACGCCGAACACATAGGACGATGCCACGAACGCCGCAATCGCCGTGGTGCTATCGGTGAGCACATGTGGGTCGTCGGCATCGGTCTGGGCGCGAACCTCGGAGCCCGGGAAAAGACGCTGCAGAGCGCGGTCGACGCCCTCGCGCGCACCCCTTCGATCACCGTCCGCGCCGCCTCGCCGATCTACGAGACCGAGCCCCTCGGGCCTCCGCAGCCGACCTACCTGAACGCCGCGGTGCGTGTCGAGACCACGCTCGAGCCCGACGCGCTGCTCGACGTCCTGCTCGCGATCGAGAGCGCGCACGGACGGATCCGGCGCGAGCGATGGGGCGCGCGCACCCTCGATCTCGACGTGCTCGTCGTCTGCGATCCCGAGTCGTTCGATCCGCGCACGATCACGACTCCGCGGCTCACGGTGCCGCACCCGCACCTGCTGGAGCGCACGTTCGCGCTCGCGCCCTTGCTCGACGTCCTCCCCGAGCTCGCGCCGCGCTGGGGCACGACGCTACGTGCGCTCGGCGGTCCTCCCGTGCGCGCGCAAGGATCCCAAAGCATTGTGGTTCCGGAGCGTCATTAG
- a CDS encoding DUF4142 domain-containing protein — MTPSSTTIGMATLVVLTVAVCGCSDAPRIDEPDADGALPEGPSPIDAGAAGDAGTLDGGAPIPLPPTAEAEAAAVLAAIDATEIVLARLALERAVTPGARAYAREAIDDHRAAEASLATLVRSQGIVPFDPPVAHALRATARAVEFELWMHGGVEFDVVYLESQVVLHGDALVVIDEQLLPAVHDPRFREHLTTVRARVAAHLDHARRSRDEIASM, encoded by the coding sequence GTGACGCCGAGCTCGACGACGATCGGGATGGCGACGCTGGTGGTGCTCACGGTCGCGGTGTGTGGCTGCAGCGACGCACCGCGCATCGACGAGCCCGACGCCGACGGCGCGCTCCCCGAGGGCCCATCTCCGATCGACGCTGGCGCAGCGGGCGACGCAGGCACGCTCGACGGTGGCGCGCCGATCCCGCTGCCTCCGACCGCAGAGGCCGAGGCCGCGGCAGTGCTCGCGGCGATCGACGCGACCGAGATCGTCCTCGCGCGGCTCGCCCTCGAGCGCGCGGTGACCCCCGGGGCGCGCGCCTACGCGCGCGAGGCGATCGACGACCACCGCGCCGCGGAGGCGAGCCTCGCGACGCTGGTGCGCAGCCAAGGCATCGTGCCGTTCGATCCGCCGGTCGCGCATGCGCTGCGCGCCACCGCGCGCGCCGTCGAGTTCGAGCTGTGGATGCACGGTGGCGTCGAGTTCGACGTCGTGTACCTCGAGTCGCAGGTGGTGTTGCACGGTGACGCGCTCGTCGTGATCGACGAGCAGCTGCTGCCCGCCGTGCACGATCCTCGGTTCCGGGAGCACCTGACGACGGTGCGCGCTCGTGTCGCGGCGCATCTGGACCACGCTCGACGGAGCCGCGACGAGATCGCCTCGATGTGA
- a CDS encoding GGDEF and EAL domain-containing protein, with protein sequence MDTSVLPRTRDESSISPPTRAGVSFAKGAAPTMTLHVPKREPEVPEPSALRSIPPGLARAGVDPLTGLPGHHALHAWLERAIARSEARDQPVSVVVLDLDRFGEVNRIVGHASGDEVMREIARALDAVDEDIPARGGAPVVVRSSGDEFAALLAGWSREEAVAWADRKRAAIASLRFLAGHTCSASAGVATFPEDAPDARELVVSARAALRVGKREGRNCTLAYQPAHDGACGIAERVVHALLERRGARALAFVHQPIVRAGDHEVVACEALCRPRLERYASPAALFAAAAASDVVWEIGRLVRSVATEPLRRDPSLVPLFLNLHPHELADPTLVDPEGELRAIAPRVVLEIGECARLSSLDAARAAIDRLHALGFRVALDDLGAGYATLRWMSELDLDYVKLDRALIADLDRSAARRTLVQALVEFAHQRGQIVVAEGVETEGERDALTSLGCDLLQGWLFGRGTSQVPRLPPGGAR encoded by the coding sequence GTGGACACCTCCGTCCTCCCCCGGACGCGTGACGAATCTTCGATTTCCCCGCCAACGAGGGCTGGCGTTTCCTTTGCGAAGGGGGCCGCGCCCACGATGACACTGCACGTTCCGAAGCGAGAGCCCGAGGTGCCCGAGCCCTCGGCCCTCCGCTCGATCCCGCCAGGGCTCGCGCGCGCCGGGGTCGACCCGCTCACCGGATTGCCGGGGCACCACGCGCTGCACGCGTGGCTCGAGCGTGCGATCGCGCGCTCCGAAGCGCGGGATCAACCGGTGTCGGTCGTGGTGCTCGACCTCGATCGCTTCGGCGAGGTGAACCGCATCGTCGGCCACGCCTCGGGCGACGAGGTGATGCGTGAGATCGCGCGCGCGCTCGATGCGGTCGACGAGGACATCCCCGCCCGCGGCGGCGCGCCGGTCGTCGTGCGCTCGAGCGGCGACGAGTTCGCCGCGCTGCTCGCCGGATGGTCGCGCGAGGAGGCCGTCGCGTGGGCCGATCGCAAGCGCGCCGCGATCGCGTCGCTGCGCTTCCTCGCCGGCCACACCTGCTCCGCCTCGGCCGGCGTCGCGACGTTCCCCGAGGACGCGCCCGACGCGCGCGAGCTCGTCGTGAGCGCGCGCGCCGCGCTGCGCGTCGGCAAGCGCGAAGGCCGCAACTGCACGCTCGCCTACCAGCCCGCGCACGACGGCGCGTGCGGCATCGCCGAGCGCGTGGTGCACGCGCTGCTCGAGCGCCGCGGAGCGCGCGCCCTCGCGTTCGTGCACCAGCCGATCGTGCGCGCGGGCGATCACGAGGTCGTCGCGTGCGAGGCGCTCTGCCGGCCTCGCCTCGAGCGCTACGCCTCGCCCGCCGCGCTCTTCGCCGCCGCCGCGGCGTCCGACGTGGTCTGGGAGATCGGGCGGCTCGTGCGCAGCGTCGCGACCGAGCCGCTGCGCCGCGATCCCAGCCTCGTGCCGCTCTTCTTGAACCTGCACCCGCACGAGCTCGCCGACCCGACGCTGGTCGATCCCGAGGGAGAGCTGCGCGCGATCGCGCCTCGCGTGGTGCTCGAGATCGGCGAGTGCGCGCGCCTCTCGAGCCTCGATGCGGCGCGCGCCGCGATCGACCGCCTGCACGCGCTCGGCTTCCGGGTCGCGCTCGACGATCTCGGCGCGGGCTACGCGACGCTGCGCTGGATGTCCGAGCTCGACCTCGACTACGTGAAGCTCGATCGCGCGCTGATCGCCGACCTCGATCGGTCCGCCGCGCGGCGCACCCTGGTGCAGGCGCTCGTCGAGTTCGCGCACCAGCGCGGACAGATCGTCGTCGCCGAAGGGGTCGAGACCGAGGGCGAGCGCGACGCGCTCACGAGCCTCGGGTGCGATCTGCTGCAGGGCTGGCTCTTCGGGCGCGGCACGAGCCAGGTGCCGCGCCTGCCGCCCGGAGGCGCGCGTTGA